The uncultured Desulfobulbus sp. genome window below encodes:
- a CDS encoding BatD family protein → MFTRQLLRITSLLLILLCALNGYGAASQQQVQLQAELDRTSITENESVGLKVTLVGSREQSEPDFSALETDFTILSRQNSSTMQIVQGEINQSTLWSLMLMPKQTGSLPIPAFQLTTKEGVIHSQPLTLEVRPSGASTGTNQRLSTSQDFLIEVAAEPETPYVDSQVIYTIRVYIGRRIVQASLTEPQAENATLTKLGDDVQYLQEKDGRQYKVIERRYVVFPEEPGTITISPVRFDARLGGGSSSIFDSFGMNGPVKSIRSESLRLDVQPPKQEVAGVWLPASDVRLQGSWAGNTHEVKVGDPVTLHLIVEANGQLCTRLPEPALKEIQNVRMYPDQATRSNQEGKTGITGRLEKRIALIFSSPGTYTLPTLSIPWWNTRTQQPEVAKLEGLSLTVLPAAGGQQAPPQGASIQGKTPITEPEAAEAIKAPSLQSGKSASQGEGNGAEGDIFLWQGLAAFFAVAWISTLVVWGYRSRLGGRKAEIKRTPVPGTGPSAMNDAAEKLLRKACTEHDSGLAVQALQSLLPENYRQQASGGPLQEAIDALYRARYGDQGSSSRNGGAQSLPSWNGRALWAAWQEFQRERSRPSKQSSQELKPLWCKAKPALRNSKR, encoded by the coding sequence ATGTTTACAAGACAACTCCTCCGGATAACGAGTCTGTTGCTGATCTTGCTTTGTGCTCTAAACGGGTATGGAGCTGCCAGCCAACAGCAGGTGCAGCTTCAGGCCGAACTGGATAGAACTAGTATCACCGAGAATGAGTCCGTGGGCTTAAAGGTTACCCTGGTAGGCAGCAGGGAACAGAGCGAGCCTGATTTTTCTGCTCTGGAAACAGATTTCACCATTCTTTCCCGGCAAAATAGTAGCACCATGCAGATCGTCCAGGGGGAGATCAATCAATCGACCCTCTGGTCACTGATGCTGATGCCCAAACAAACTGGGAGCTTGCCGATCCCTGCTTTTCAGCTCACGACAAAAGAGGGAGTGATTCACTCACAACCCCTTACCCTGGAAGTACGACCCAGCGGAGCATCCACGGGCACAAATCAAAGGCTCTCAACTAGCCAGGATTTTTTGATAGAGGTAGCAGCCGAGCCAGAAACACCGTACGTGGACAGTCAGGTTATCTACACCATACGGGTGTATATCGGCCGCCGTATTGTCCAGGCAAGCCTTACAGAGCCGCAGGCAGAAAATGCCACCCTGACCAAGCTGGGAGATGATGTCCAGTATCTTCAGGAAAAAGATGGGCGGCAATACAAGGTAATTGAACGGCGCTATGTTGTCTTTCCAGAAGAGCCGGGAACGATAACCATCTCTCCTGTTCGTTTTGATGCCCGTCTGGGGGGCGGTTCCAGCTCTATTTTTGATAGTTTCGGTATGAACGGGCCTGTGAAAAGTATACGTTCCGAAAGCCTGCGTCTTGATGTCCAGCCACCGAAGCAGGAGGTTGCCGGAGTATGGTTACCGGCAAGCGATGTCCGGCTTCAGGGCTCATGGGCTGGGAATACCCATGAGGTCAAGGTCGGAGATCCGGTTACCCTGCACCTGATCGTGGAGGCGAACGGACAGCTCTGTACTCGCCTGCCCGAGCCTGCATTGAAGGAGATACAAAATGTCCGCATGTATCCGGATCAGGCAACCCGTTCGAACCAGGAGGGAAAAACCGGAATAACCGGCCGCCTTGAAAAACGGATCGCCCTGATTTTTTCCTCTCCAGGCACCTACACCCTGCCCACGCTATCGATTCCCTGGTGGAATACCCGCACGCAGCAACCCGAGGTCGCCAAACTGGAAGGTCTGAGTCTGACCGTTCTGCCAGCAGCAGGGGGACAGCAAGCCCCCCCGCAGGGAGCTTCGATTCAAGGGAAGACACCCATTACTGAACCAGAAGCCGCGGAGGCCATAAAGGCGCCATCTCTGCAATCAGGTAAGAGCGCCTCGCAGGGAGAGGGCAATGGAGCAGAAGGCGATATCTTTCTCTGGCAGGGCCTGGCAGCATTCTTTGCGGTGGCTTGGATCTCTACCCTGGTTGTCTGGGGCTACAGGAGTAGGCTGGGTGGGCGCAAGGCAGAAATAAAGAGGACTCCAGTTCCAGGCACAGGACCGTCTGCCATGAATGATGCGGCTGAAAAACTCTTACGTAAGGCCTGCACAGAGCATGACAGCGGATTGGCAGTCCAGGCCTTGCAGAGCCTGCTGCCAGAGAACTATCGGCAGCAGGCTTCTGGAGGACCGCTTCAGGAAGCCATTGATGCCCTGTATCGGGCACGATATGGAGATCAGGGAAGCTCGTCGCGAAACGGTGGGGCCCAGAGTCTTCCTTCCTGGAATGGGCGGGCTCTGTGGGCGGCCTGGCAGGAATTTCAAAGAGAGCGGAGCAGGCCATCCAAACAGAGCAGCCAGGAGCTTAAACCCCTGTGGTGCAAGGCAAAACCAGCTCTGAGGAACTCAAAGCGGTGA
- a CDS encoding VWA domain-containing protein: MVTTFHFLRPWWFVALLPVVLLLWRYRNQESSSNNWKQVIAPRLHPYVLSGHQGDVHRFGLVSVTGLLSLLSFFLIITALAGPVWKKQEQPVFQDSAALVIVLDLSRSMDAVDLTPSRLERVKLKLLDLMHAREDGQSAIVVYAAQPFILCPLTPDADTLGLQMKAVSTDMMPVQGSRPDRAIALAGEMLHKAGLPRGDILLVTDGIEENVAGQVEDQIRRFPQYRVSVLGVGTVKGAPIPGGSQEEAQLRYRQSVVDEMKSIPQNDVSESAIESSSGFLVDNKGQIVIARLDEASLRNVAKEGKGGYHRLSTDGSDFRALLASMEQDLSLKEDEQQQVAVDRWYEEGVWLLLPVLPLLLLLFRRGVLLLIVLGIVGALGCPGPWQTGEARAGQHLWLNRNQQAARLLSTDQEEHTATDVAPTESKQLTKNAEQAAELFTDPRWKAAARYEAGQYEQALESLQGDDLQTLYNKGNALAKMGRLGEALEAWGKVLEQEPENADAKKNYQLVELVKKQLEQQQQDQQKEKGQDGQNQHKESEEGSGNPQNGQKDNEQNGSGSSDSQQNSNQEMPQSQEHSQKKKSNQGKQDNNTMRTDPAQQQEEQQQKTGQQGEQPEQAAAQAKAAQADNNAREQGEKQQGVLEQLQEGDQEGRKEKQGVPIDPRLQVIPDDPGGLWRRKFLFQYQREYQQQQGEEQQW; this comes from the coding sequence ATGGTGACAACCTTTCATTTTTTGCGCCCCTGGTGGTTTGTTGCACTCCTTCCGGTTGTTCTCCTGCTTTGGCGGTACCGAAACCAGGAATCGAGCAGCAATAACTGGAAACAGGTTATTGCCCCCAGGTTGCACCCTTATGTACTTTCCGGCCACCAGGGCGATGTTCATCGCTTTGGCCTGGTGAGTGTCACAGGGCTGCTGAGCCTGCTGAGTTTTTTTCTGATTATCACAGCCCTGGCTGGCCCGGTATGGAAAAAACAGGAGCAGCCAGTGTTTCAGGACAGCGCCGCCCTGGTGATAGTGTTGGATCTCTCCCGATCCATGGATGCCGTTGACCTTACTCCCAGCAGGCTTGAGCGGGTGAAATTAAAGCTGCTTGATCTGATGCATGCACGTGAAGACGGTCAGAGCGCCATCGTGGTCTATGCCGCACAGCCTTTTATTCTCTGCCCGTTGACCCCCGATGCAGATACCCTTGGACTACAGATGAAGGCGGTGAGCACGGATATGATGCCGGTGCAGGGCTCACGGCCTGACCGAGCCATTGCCCTGGCAGGGGAAATGCTCCACAAGGCTGGGCTTCCCCGGGGTGATATTCTCCTGGTAACCGATGGAATAGAGGAGAACGTTGCTGGGCAGGTAGAGGATCAGATCAGGCGGTTTCCTCAGTACCGGGTGTCGGTGCTGGGCGTTGGCACGGTTAAAGGGGCTCCCATTCCCGGTGGATCTCAAGAGGAAGCCCAGTTACGCTACCGGCAGTCTGTGGTGGATGAGATGAAATCTATACCTCAAAATGACGTATCAGAGAGCGCCATAGAAAGCAGTAGCGGCTTTCTGGTGGACAACAAGGGCCAGATCGTTATTGCCAGGCTGGATGAAGCAAGTTTGCGCAACGTAGCCAAAGAGGGAAAAGGGGGGTACCACCGGCTGAGCACCGATGGCAGTGATTTTCGCGCGCTTTTGGCAAGCATGGAGCAGGATCTGTCCCTGAAGGAGGATGAGCAACAACAGGTAGCCGTCGACCGTTGGTATGAAGAGGGCGTCTGGCTCCTCCTGCCTGTGCTCCCACTCTTGCTGCTTCTTTTCAGGCGGGGCGTTCTTCTCCTGATTGTGTTGGGGATCGTGGGAGCGCTGGGTTGTCCAGGACCATGGCAGACGGGGGAAGCCAGGGCTGGGCAGCATCTCTGGCTGAACCGAAATCAACAGGCTGCCCGGCTGCTCTCGACTGATCAAGAAGAACACACGGCAACTGATGTCGCCCCAACTGAAAGTAAGCAGCTCACAAAAAATGCCGAGCAGGCAGCAGAACTGTTCACCGATCCCCGGTGGAAGGCGGCTGCCCGCTATGAAGCAGGGCAGTACGAACAGGCGCTTGAGTCCCTTCAGGGAGATGATCTCCAAACCCTCTACAATAAAGGCAATGCGCTGGCTAAAATGGGGCGGCTTGGCGAGGCACTCGAGGCCTGGGGAAAAGTGCTAGAGCAAGAGCCGGAGAATGCTGATGCCAAGAAGAATTATCAACTGGTTGAGCTGGTAAAAAAACAGTTGGAACAGCAGCAACAGGATCAGCAGAAAGAAAAAGGGCAGGATGGGCAGAACCAGCACAAAGAGAGCGAAGAGGGAAGCGGGAACCCTCAAAATGGACAGAAGGATAATGAGCAAAACGGATCCGGATCGTCAGACAGCCAGCAGAACTCGAATCAAGAGATGCCTCAATCCCAAGAACACAGCCAAAAGAAAAAAAGTAACCAGGGCAAGCAAGACAATAACACCATGCGTACAGATCCCGCCCAGCAGCAAGAGGAGCAGCAGCAAAAAACTGGGCAACAAGGAGAACAACCAGAGCAGGCCGCTGCACAGGCAAAAGCCGCCCAAGCTGACAACAATGCAAGAGAGCAGGGGGAAAAGCAACAAGGAGTTTTAGAGCAGTTGCAGGAAGGAGATCAGGAGGGGCGCAAAGAAAAGCAAGGGGTGCCCATTGATCCTCGGCTCCAGGTTATTCCCGACGATCCGGGCGGACTCTGGCGAAGAAAATTTTTATTTCAGTATCAGCGGGAATATCAACAGCAACAGGGGGAAGAGCAACAATGGTAA
- a CDS encoding VWA domain-containing protein, protein MVDHLVFLWPWSFVLLPLPLLIRAFVPSAVPKQTGMLYVPFAEDFFQPETNFTSRSSEQTSWSARFILATGFLVWCCCILALGRPQYLGDPLALPMHGRNILLAVDLSGSMQVKDFVMHNRSIDRLTAVKEVAGQFIDRRINDNLALLVFGTRAYLHVPLTYDRETVHTMLDESLIGLAGERTAIGDALGLAVKRLQKVSGEKVIILLTDGANTAGVIEPLDAADIAGKEGITVYTIGVGAESMMVSSLLGTRVVHPSQDLDEALLKEIASRTGGRYFRAMNTKELENIYAMVDRLEPVTDKKQFFRPRTALFYWPLGAALFFSCGVLVLLCISGKRSLVNPQSGEQSW, encoded by the coding sequence ATGGTTGATCATCTCGTTTTTCTCTGGCCCTGGAGCTTTGTGCTTCTCCCGCTTCCCCTGCTTATTCGGGCTTTTGTTCCTTCCGCTGTCCCCAAACAGACCGGCATGCTCTACGTGCCCTTTGCCGAGGATTTTTTTCAGCCGGAAACAAACTTCACGTCCAGGAGTTCAGAACAAACGTCCTGGTCTGCTCGGTTCATCCTGGCAACGGGATTTCTCGTCTGGTGTTGCTGTATCCTGGCACTTGGCCGGCCACAGTATTTGGGTGATCCGCTTGCTCTCCCCATGCATGGGCGAAATATTCTTCTGGCTGTTGATCTCTCCGGAAGCATGCAAGTGAAGGATTTTGTTATGCACAATCGGTCCATTGACCGACTGACTGCGGTCAAGGAGGTGGCAGGTCAATTCATTGATCGGCGTATCAATGACAACCTTGCCCTGCTGGTCTTCGGTACCCGGGCCTATCTGCACGTCCCCTTAACCTATGATCGGGAAACCGTGCACACTATGCTGGATGAATCCCTTATCGGGCTTGCCGGTGAGAGAACTGCCATTGGCGATGCGTTGGGGCTTGCCGTTAAGCGACTGCAAAAGGTATCGGGGGAAAAGGTCATCATCCTGCTCACTGACGGTGCCAATACCGCCGGGGTGATAGAACCGCTTGATGCCGCTGATATTGCAGGCAAGGAAGGGATCACCGTCTATACCATCGGTGTTGGGGCTGAGAGCATGATGGTTTCCTCTCTCTTGGGCACCAGGGTCGTTCATCCCTCACAGGACCTTGATGAAGCATTACTCAAAGAAATAGCCTCACGTACAGGAGGGCGTTATTTCCGGGCCATGAATACCAAGGAACTGGAGAATATTTATGCGATGGTTGATAGGCTGGAGCCGGTTACAGATAAAAAACAGTTTTTCCGTCCCCGTACGGCCTTGTTTTACTGGCCTCTGGGAGCTGCCCTGTTTTTTTCCTGTGGAGTCCTGGTGCTGCTCTGCATATCTGGAAAGCGTTCTTTGGTGAACCCACAATCGGGTGAGCAATCATGGTGA
- a CDS encoding DUF4381 domain-containing protein — translation MDFSQLPLQPYHLPEPVSWWPPALGWWLLAAFIVVLLAGLLLFWKHRRAQSWRRAALHELESLSRSYQQDTLSSHDLARKLSQLLRRVCLTRFEHYPTVTSCTGESWLETLEELSDSRALFTGQQGRELLLAAYDPNAHVGQVHIDLCRSWVLNLPSVSWFSSKKKGIRSVGRRGHNG, via the coding sequence ATGGATTTTTCACAATTGCCCCTGCAGCCGTATCATTTACCGGAGCCGGTTTCCTGGTGGCCGCCTGCTCTGGGTTGGTGGCTGCTGGCAGCGTTTATTGTTGTCTTGCTAGCTGGACTACTGCTCTTCTGGAAACACAGACGGGCCCAGAGCTGGAGGCGGGCTGCCCTGCACGAACTGGAGAGTCTCAGCAGGAGCTATCAGCAGGATACCCTCTCTTCCCATGACCTGGCACGGAAACTCTCCCAATTGCTGCGTCGGGTCTGCCTGACCCGCTTCGAACACTACCCCACGGTGACCAGTTGTACCGGAGAATCCTGGTTGGAGACCCTGGAAGAACTGAGCGACTCGCGGGCTCTTTTTACAGGGCAACAGGGGCGGGAATTGCTGCTGGCCGCCTATGACCCAAATGCTCATGTTGGGCAGGTACATATTGATCTCTGCAGAAGCTGGGTACTCAATTTGCCTTCGGTGTCATGGTTCTCTTCAAAAAAGAAGGGAATCCGGTCGGTGGGGAGGAGAGGTCATAATGGTTGA
- a CDS encoding DUF58 domain-containing protein yields the protein MNFLKKLFVAEYGLSTVHTERTPSAISPARITIPELVSLRTQAGTLPLFPHGPVSYQAGSYRSVFKGRGMEFAESRPYQQGDDIRTLDWRLTARLGKPHTKVFQEERDRAMILWVDLHPSMFFASQGVFKAVQAARAAGLFAWRTAVHTDRLGGIIFDGKDRQELQPGLGDKAVLRFFRLLCDHPSWERNTAGRESGTNHLEKSRENRQSSMTEHLVRLRRVSRSGNQVVLFSDMRGISPTAEQQLGRLARDNQVILCFLYDALEKELPPSGWYQLSDGVRELSFHSGSASFRQHYAAHFQQRKQQLQSLCHRLGIHFCALSTRDDVQQVLQQSLVPLFRGAGQGRISKMHGSNRLRG from the coding sequence ATGAATTTCCTGAAAAAACTGTTCGTTGCAGAATATGGTTTAAGTACAGTCCATACGGAACGTACTCCCTCGGCAATTAGTCCTGCGCGTATTACCATCCCCGAGCTGGTGTCCCTGCGAACTCAAGCCGGTACACTCCCTCTTTTTCCCCATGGCCCTGTTTCGTATCAGGCTGGAAGCTATCGGTCGGTATTCAAAGGCCGGGGGATGGAGTTTGCTGAATCTCGGCCCTATCAGCAAGGTGATGATATCCGTACCCTGGACTGGCGGTTGACGGCCAGACTCGGAAAACCCCACACTAAGGTGTTTCAGGAAGAGCGAGACAGGGCCATGATCCTCTGGGTTGACCTGCATCCTTCCATGTTTTTTGCCAGTCAGGGCGTGTTTAAAGCTGTTCAGGCTGCCAGGGCCGCTGGCCTTTTTGCCTGGAGAACCGCCGTTCATACTGACCGTCTGGGAGGCATTATCTTTGACGGCAAAGATCGCCAGGAACTGCAGCCAGGCCTTGGAGATAAGGCGGTGCTTCGTTTTTTTCGCCTGCTCTGTGATCACCCCTCCTGGGAGCGGAATACCGCCGGGAGGGAATCGGGTACGAACCATCTTGAAAAGAGTCGTGAGAACAGGCAGTCCAGCATGACAGAGCATCTTGTTCGTCTGCGCCGGGTCAGCAGAAGCGGCAACCAGGTCGTTTTATTTTCCGATATGCGGGGCATATCCCCCACGGCAGAACAGCAGTTGGGCCGATTGGCCCGTGATAATCAGGTTATCCTTTGTTTTCTGTACGATGCTCTTGAAAAAGAGTTGCCGCCATCCGGCTGGTACCAGCTCAGTGACGGAGTAAGGGAGCTCTCTTTTCATAGCGGCTCTGCCTCCTTTCGGCAGCACTATGCTGCCCATTTTCAGCAGAGAAAACAGCAGCTGCAGAGCCTCTGTCATCGCCTGGGTATTCATTTTTGTGCTCTGTCCACGAGAGATGATGTGCAGCAGGTGCTCCAGCAGAGCCTGGTTCCTCTGTTTCGTGGAGCAGGGCAGGGGAGGATCAGCAAAATGCATGGCAGTAACAGACTTCGGGGATAG
- a CDS encoding MoxR family ATPase, with the protein MQAYIQELSSRIQQQIIGQESLVERLLIALLADGHLLVEGAPGLAKTRAVRTLSEQIEGDFHRIQFTPDLLPADLTGTDIYRPQDGSFQFQPGPLFHNLILADEINRAPAKVQSALLEAMAERQITVGGTTYPLPPLFLVMATQNPLEHEGTYPLPDAQLDRFLLHVRVDYPDIEASRQILQLTRDEARAANNSLSAPQQTPLSQEQLFQARNQVLDVYMSEDLESYILHLVEATRVRHLPGMHGDGATVVSGTNQQPRWILYGASPRGAIALDRCSRAHAWLHGRDFVTPEDIQIMARDVLRHRILLTFEAEAEGISPDKVIVSLLEQVPVP; encoded by the coding sequence ATGCAAGCATATATTCAGGAACTTTCCAGTCGTATTCAACAACAAATTATTGGTCAGGAGTCCTTGGTTGAGCGGTTGCTCATTGCCCTTTTGGCAGATGGGCATCTGCTGGTTGAAGGTGCCCCCGGCCTGGCAAAAACCCGAGCCGTACGCACCCTGAGCGAGCAGATTGAAGGGGATTTTCATCGCATTCAGTTCACGCCGGATCTGCTCCCGGCCGATCTCACCGGCACTGATATCTACCGGCCCCAGGATGGCAGCTTTCAGTTCCAGCCCGGCCCTCTGTTCCATAATCTGATCCTTGCTGACGAGATTAACCGGGCGCCAGCCAAGGTGCAGTCCGCATTGCTGGAAGCCATGGCGGAGCGACAGATTACGGTTGGCGGGACCACCTATCCGCTCCCTCCGCTCTTTCTGGTGATGGCCACCCAGAATCCCCTGGAACATGAAGGAACCTACCCCCTGCCTGATGCGCAGCTGGACCGCTTTTTACTGCATGTTCGTGTCGATTACCCCGACATTGAGGCGAGCCGGCAGATCCTACAGTTGACCCGTGATGAGGCCCGTGCTGCCAACAACTCCCTTTCTGCCCCACAGCAAACGCCTCTTTCTCAGGAGCAGCTCTTTCAGGCCCGAAATCAGGTACTTGATGTGTACATGAGCGAGGATCTGGAATCCTATATCCTCCACCTGGTGGAGGCGACCCGTGTCCGCCATCTTCCTGGGATGCATGGCGATGGAGCAACGGTCGTATCCGGAACCAACCAGCAGCCCCGTTGGATTCTGTATGGAGCCAGCCCGAGGGGTGCCATAGCCCTGGATCGTTGCAGCCGAGCACATGCCTGGTTGCACGGACGCGATTTTGTCACACCGGAAGACATTCAGATCATGGCCAGAGATGTTCTCCGTCACCGCATATTGTTAACCTTTGAAGCGGAGGCAGAGGGGATCAGCCCGGATAAGGTGATTGTATCTCTCTTGGAGCAGGTGCCTGTACCGTAA
- a CDS encoding copper-translocating P-type ATPase, which translates to MRSHAGTVPVYFEAAAMIITLILFGQVLELRARSQTGTAIKALMELAAKTAHKIDAQGNETDIDINDVEVGDRLRIRPGEKIPVDGKVLEGKSTVDESMITGEPLPVAKEAGESVTGATINTTGSLTIEARKVGAETMLSQIIEMVAAAQRSRAPIQKFADLVAAYFVPAVITVALVAFGCWYLLGPEPQFAHALIAAVSVLIIACPCALGLATPISVMVATGKGASMGVLFKNAEAIEAMRKVEILIVDKTGTMTLGKPQLTHIVPADETIAEDELLRLAASLEELSEHPLAMAIVSAAQDKKLAISEAGEFSSHTGKGVSASVDGERILLGNSKLMEQFSINISRINDKADQLRAKGHTVIYLAQAERAVGFLAISDPIKETAPEVIKELHDEAVEIVMLTGDNKTTAQSVAQELGIDRVIAEILPEQKAEEVQRLQKEGKVVAMVGDGINDAPALAQAQVGIAMGTGTDVAMETASVTLVGGDVKGLVRARKLSRATMANIKQNLFFAFIYNSLGVPIAAGVLYPFWGVLLSPIIAAMAMSLSSVSVITNALRLRQANIS; encoded by the coding sequence ATGCGAAGTCATGCGGGAACAGTTCCTGTCTATTTTGAAGCTGCGGCCATGATTATCACCTTAATCCTTTTCGGTCAGGTCTTGGAACTCAGGGCCCGCAGTCAGACTGGAACAGCGATTAAAGCGCTTATGGAGCTGGCAGCGAAAACAGCACACAAAATTGATGCCCAGGGTAATGAAACCGATATTGATATCAATGATGTTGAGGTCGGAGACAGACTTCGCATTCGACCTGGAGAAAAAATTCCAGTGGATGGGAAGGTCCTTGAGGGGAAGAGTACAGTGGACGAGTCCATGATTACCGGCGAACCTCTCCCCGTGGCAAAAGAAGCGGGCGAATCGGTGACCGGGGCCACCATCAATACTACAGGCTCGCTCACCATTGAAGCCCGTAAGGTTGGCGCAGAGACGATGCTTTCGCAAATCATTGAGATGGTGGCTGCTGCCCAGCGCTCCCGTGCTCCAATTCAGAAGTTTGCCGATCTTGTCGCGGCCTATTTTGTTCCGGCAGTTATCACCGTGGCCCTAGTTGCCTTTGGTTGCTGGTATCTCCTGGGGCCGGAACCTCAATTTGCCCATGCCCTTATTGCAGCTGTTTCCGTACTCATAATTGCCTGCCCCTGTGCGCTTGGTCTTGCCACTCCTATCTCTGTCATGGTCGCCACCGGTAAGGGCGCATCGATGGGAGTGCTCTTTAAAAATGCAGAGGCTATTGAGGCCATGCGTAAGGTGGAAATCTTGATTGTCGATAAGACCGGCACCATGACACTGGGGAAACCACAACTCACTCACATTGTACCTGCCGATGAAACCATAGCAGAGGATGAGCTGCTACGTTTGGCGGCAAGTCTGGAAGAATTAAGCGAACACCCTTTGGCCATGGCCATTGTCAGTGCTGCCCAGGATAAAAAACTTGCAATCTCGGAAGCAGGTGAATTTTCCTCCCATACGGGTAAAGGAGTTTCTGCATCTGTGGACGGAGAGCGGATCCTTCTCGGCAACAGCAAACTCATGGAGCAATTCTCGATTAATATCTCCAGAATTAATGACAAGGCAGATCAGCTTCGCGCCAAAGGGCATACCGTTATCTATCTTGCACAAGCTGAGCGAGCCGTGGGCTTTTTGGCTATTAGCGACCCTATTAAAGAGACAGCTCCTGAAGTTATCAAAGAGCTGCATGATGAAGCAGTGGAGATCGTTATGCTCACAGGCGACAATAAGACTACGGCGCAGTCTGTTGCCCAAGAGCTTGGAATTGACCGTGTTATTGCTGAAATACTCCCTGAGCAAAAGGCGGAAGAAGTACAGCGGCTGCAGAAAGAGGGGAAGGTCGTGGCCATGGTTGGGGATGGCATTAATGATGCCCCCGCTCTGGCCCAGGCGCAGGTCGGAATTGCCATGGGGACTGGAACCGATGTAGCTATGGAAACAGCCAGCGTGACCCTGGTCGGGGGCGATGTCAAAGGGCTTGTCAGAGCCAGGAAGCTGTCACGGGCCACCATGGCCAACATTAAACAGAACCTGTTTTTTGCATTTATCTATAACTCCTTAGGAGTTCCCATCGCTGCAGGTGTTTTGTACCCTTTCTGGGGAGTTCTTCTTTCTCCAATTATTGCAGCGATGGCAATGAGTCTTTCTTCGGTCTCGGTGATCACCAACGCCTTGCGACTGCGGCAGGCCAATATTTCCTGA
- a CDS encoding enoyl-CoA hydratase-related protein, whose amino-acid sequence MIEFDNILFERDGALAVVTIDRPKALNSLNYDTLQELIICFEQISRDSNLGVILLTGSGDKAFVAGADISYMLEMTADEGTTFAQMGHKVMMAIENAPQPVIAAVNGFALGGGCELSLACDIRIASTNAKFGQPEVNLGMIPGFGGTQRLPRLVGKGVASELLFTGDIIDSTEALRIGLVNRVVPQDELMSTCKNIAQKITSKGPRAIQICKQTINNGCQMDIVRASQYEAVQFGQCFASEEQKEGMAAFLEKRPAKFRQY is encoded by the coding sequence ATGATCGAGTTCGACAATATCCTTTTTGAAAGAGACGGTGCACTTGCAGTGGTTACTATTGATCGCCCAAAAGCTCTGAATTCTCTGAATTACGATACGCTGCAAGAATTAATAATTTGCTTTGAGCAGATAAGTCGTGACAGTAATTTGGGGGTTATCCTTTTGACAGGTAGCGGCGACAAAGCTTTTGTGGCCGGGGCTGATATTTCTTATATGCTAGAGATGACTGCAGATGAGGGGACGACGTTCGCCCAGATGGGGCATAAGGTGATGATGGCCATAGAAAACGCGCCGCAGCCGGTTATTGCTGCGGTAAATGGTTTTGCCTTAGGCGGTGGATGTGAACTTTCATTGGCTTGCGACATTCGTATAGCATCCACCAATGCAAAATTCGGTCAGCCGGAGGTCAACCTTGGGATGATTCCAGGTTTTGGTGGCACCCAACGTCTGCCTCGATTAGTGGGAAAGGGAGTAGCAAGTGAACTCTTATTTACTGGTGACATTATAGATTCGACAGAGGCTCTTCGTATTGGCCTTGTTAACCGTGTTGTGCCACAGGATGAACTGATGTCAACTTGTAAAAACATCGCCCAAAAGATTACCAGTAAAGGCCCTAGGGCAATACAGATATGCAAGCAAACAATAAATAATGGTTGCCAGATGGATATTGTCAGGGCTAGCCAATATGAAGCTGTACAGTTCGGTCAGTGTTTTGCTAGCGAAGAACAAAAGGAAGGAATGGCGGCATTTTTGGAGAAGCGGCCAGCCAAATTTAGGCAGTATTAG